The Aestuariibius sp. HNIBRBA575 nucleotide sequence GCGCTGGACCTGTTCGACAATGCCACCGAAATTCGCGCCATTCTGGGCGAAGAATTCTGCCAGCTCTATTCGGACATCAAATGGGCCGAAAACGAAGAATACCAACGCGAAATTTCGCCATGGGAACGTCAGCACCTGCTGCTGAACGCCTGATCGCGCAAAGGATAAACCAATGAATATGATTTCAAACCACATGCCAACAGAAGAATTGCAAGCGCTGGATGCAGCCCATCACATGCATCCCTTCACGGCCAATGGCGAATTGGCAACCAAAGGTGCGCGCGTGATCACCCGTGCCAATGGCGTGCATCTGACCGACAGCCAAGGCAATCAAATCTTGGACGGGATGTCAGGATTGTGGTGCGTTAATATCGGCTATGGCCGCGATGAACTGGCCGATGTGGCCGCGCGTCAAATGCGTGAATTGCCCTATTACAACACGTTCTTTCAGACCACTCATGTGCCGGTCATCGCCCTATCTGCGCAGATTGCGGAACTGACGCCCGGTGATCTGAACAACGTGTTTTACGCCGGGTCCGGATCAGAGGCCAACGACACAAATATCCGGCTGGTGCGCCATTATTGGGCGATGAAAGGCCATACAGAAAAGAACGTCATCATTTCACGTCACAACGCCTATCATGGGTCTACTTTGGGGGGGACCAGCCTGGGCGGGATGTCTGGCATGCATGCACAGGGCGGCCCGATGGTCGGTGGCATTCACCATATCAACCAACCCAATTGGTGGTCCGAAGGCGGCGACATGTCCCCCGAGGAATTCGGGTTGGCGCGTGCCCAAGAATTGGAGCAAGCCATTCTGGAATTGGGTGAAAACCGGGTTGCGGCCTTTATTGCTGAACCCGTTCAGGGCGCGGGCGGCGTGATCGTTGCACCGGACACCTATTGGCCCGAAATTCAACGGATTTGCGATAAATATGACATCCTGTTGATCGCCGACGAAGTGATCTGCGGCTTTGGGCGCACGGGCAATTGGTTTGGATCGCAGACCATGGGCATCCGTCCTGACATCATGACCATCGCCAAAGGCCTGTCATCGGGCTATG carries:
- a CDS encoding aspartate aminotransferase family protein, with translation MNMISNHMPTEELQALDAAHHMHPFTANGELATKGARVITRANGVHLTDSQGNQILDGMSGLWCVNIGYGRDELADVAARQMRELPYYNTFFQTTHVPVIALSAQIAELTPGDLNNVFYAGSGSEANDTNIRLVRHYWAMKGHTEKNVIISRHNAYHGSTLGGTSLGGMSGMHAQGGPMVGGIHHINQPNWWSEGGDMSPEEFGLARAQELEQAILELGENRVAAFIAEPVQGAGGVIVAPDTYWPEIQRICDKYDILLIADEVICGFGRTGNWFGSQTMGIRPDIMTIAKGLSSGYAPIGGSIVSDDIASVIAQGEFNHGYTYSGHPVACAVAMENLRIMQEENIVEHARDVAAPYLKEKWEALADHPMVGEAKIVGLMASVALTPDKANRAAFASETGTVGFMCRERSFANNLIMRHVGDRMVIAPPLVITPDEIDVMMDRAVQSLDEAHKAVKDAGLFVSA